Part of the Nostoc sp. ATCC 53789 genome, GAATCTCTCTGGTAGTAATATTAATATTGCCACCACTACCTAAGAATGCATTGGCTGTAATATCACTGTTTTCTTCGGGAACAGCAAACAGTAAATCTGTGTTGATAGTGATGTTAGCACCATTTCCACCTGTAGTTTCATTACCTGCGATCGCCAAAATACTACTTCCACGGCGTAATGATAACGAATCTGTTAACTGGAGATTAATATTACCGCCTTCAGTGCTGACTGTTTTTGTGGAAATTAGAGCTTGATTATCAAGGGTTAATTGGTTTCCTTGGATCTCAATGTTGCCACCAATCCCACTACCTTGGCTAATGGTGGAAATAGCAGCACCATCCCGAATCTCAACTTGTTGGGAATCGACAAAGATATTACCGTTGTTACCGCTAGAACCCAAACTTGTATTAGCAAATAAACCCGTATTTGCACCAGACAAGAGAACTCTGTTTGTAGCTTTGACTACTATATTACCAACATTTCCTAAACCTTCTGTTCGAGAAAATATCTGACTATTATTAGTAGCAACAAAGGAGCTAGTATTAATTTCTATATCACCAGCTTTCCCTGCACCTATACTCTGGCTTCCTATATTTGAGTTATTTAATAAAATTGAATTAGCATTAATAATGATATTGCTAGCATTACGACGATTACTTATGGTGAATAATTTAGCTTGGTTAGCTTCTAAAGAATTAGTAGTAATGATCAGCTTTCCATCTGTCCTTGTTATACTTCTACCCAAAGAAATCAATGGTGCGTTTAGCGTTACATCACCGCCTTGTCCAGCACCAAAGGAAAAACTACCAATAAATGACTCTCTAAGTGGAGCTTGTTCTTGAATAATTGCAGATTTACTGTTGAGAGTAATGTTACCTCCATCTGTACCAAAAGAAATAATTCGTGATGATGGTGGCATGACAATATCATCCTGAGCTAAAAGTGTGATATCTCCACCAGGTTTTAAGAATGGAAATGTAGAATAATCAATTCCCAAACTCGTCAGAAATTGGGGAGTAATAATTTTCCCCCGTGAATCAATGATAATGTTTCCTGTCTTTGCACCCCTACCAAATGTGCTTAGTGCAAAGTTAACTCTAATATCACCCGATAGAGAAGAATTAGGTTGATACTGATTGGTTAAAAAAACCAGTCCTCCCGAATTGATAATTTGATTGATAGTGATATCTGCGCTTGTTGGTTTACCATCTGTGCTAGGAGTAGGTGAAAAAGCATTGATTACTCCTTTGATTCCAGTTGGCTGAAAATTAGTAGTTCCCGCTCTAATATCAACAGTAGGTTGAGCGCTGCCATTAATGATAACCTGCGTTAATCCATCGGAAAGAGTAACTGTTTCGTTAATAAAGTTAGTTGTATCAGGACGGTTCACGTTAATATTATTGATTCTTACACTTCCACCTGCAAAAATATGAATGGAATCTCCTGTATAACTATTAAAATTAACATCTCCACTTGAACGAATAATTGGGTCGTTAAAGCTAAATAAATCTCCTTCTTGCCCGTTAATTTGTTCGAGGTTAAAATTACCACCACTAAAAAATTGAGTGTCCCCACTAATCGCATTGGCTGAACGGAAAACCATATTTCCACCAGAAAAGAAGCCACTGGAGGGATCATTTAAGGCAAAGATATCTATCTTATTTCCTTCAGCTAACAGTTGCTGTTTAGCTGAGGCAATGAAAGGGTAATTTAGGTTGTCCCGCACTTTTAGAGTATTACTAGCTTGCAAGGTTAAATTACTACCTGCTTGCAATTGCCCTTGTAAGTCAATATTTGTACCAACTAAAGTCAAGTTTTGTCCAACTGATAAATTACCACTGTTAGCGATCGCACCTTGGGGCGCTAACCAACTTTCTAACCCCGGAGGAACATTGACAGTTAACAAGGGGGGTGCTTTAGGATCTTGAGTAGTAAATTGATAACCGTTTTTGAACAAAAGAGCGTTGCTGGTGCTAGCAAAGAAAGAACCAGAGATATCCAAACGCGCATTTGTACCGAAAATTATGCCGTTAGGATTAATTAAGTAAAGATTGGCATTTCCTAATACTCCGAGTCTACCGAAAATATTAGAAGCGTGGTTTCCTGTAACTCGACTCAGGATATTTTCGACTCCAGAAGGATTAGAAAAGTAAACCCGTTGCTGATTACCTACATTAAAATCTTGAAAACTGTGGAATAGGTTACTACCTCGAATTGCTCCGCCATCTATGCGATCAATGTTACCTTTGGTACTTTGAACATTAGGTGAAAGAACAGAGCGTTCGACTCCCAAACTTTCATCAGCAGCTATTTGAGCTACAGCAGTTGTTGTTGAACTCAGAATACAGGCGATCGCAGCACTGCTTGTTAAAATTTTCATCAGCATAGTAGCCCTATCAGTTTTCTCTGTTTCAGTAACACCTGAATTCTTCTTCCACTTAAGGTCAATAATTTTTAACTTTAATTAATTTATGTTTGGGTAGATATACACATCCCAGCCCATTCATACCTAAAATTCCGATCGCCGGACTAGGTTCGGGAACACTGGTAGACACAACAGATGTTACTAAATTGACATTGATAAAAGTATTTGTATCGTATGACAATCCTTGCAAATTAACCGAGTACCGTGGGTTTAAATCCCCAGACTCTCGTTCGCTCTTGGCGTGCCGTAGGCAAGACTCGCTAATGCTTCGCTATCACAAAACTTAATTACGAATTATTTAACACTGTATCACCAATCAATGAACTTGCTGCTGCTACTTCAAGTTTCATTCCAGCAGTTATAGTAATATCCGCAGATATCACTATGGTCAGAAATTTACTAAGTAAAGCTATTTTTTACCTAAAATTAAAGATTTTTGTAGGTAAATCTGATTATCCTTCACTTTAGTTAAAAATAGCATTATTAATAGAAAATTTATATAATTCTCCTTACTTCTTCATGAAAACTTTAATTTAATTGGTTTGATGTTGTGATTTATATGCGTAAAGAAACTGTTTGAACTTAAAAATTCTCCCTTTTTTAGGACTTTTTATTAAAAAAATCAAGATAATTAAGTGATATAATCATCAGCCGAGCGAATCATATTATCGCTACAACAACTTTAGTTACAATATTTAATTTTATTTGTGTCAAATTTAGGAGTACGATTAGTTTGGTTTAAGACCTTGGATAAACTACACAGGCAGGGTGCTTCTTTGATTTTCTATAGCAACAATATTATTGTATCAGCAATTACAGAAAATAAATATTGCATGGCAAATAGTGAAAGCTTTGCTAACAGCTTCAGCGAAAATAATTCATAGGTATTTATAAAAATATTACAATTATGAAATTGAATTTTACGAAACACATTGAAGATATCCAATTACTGCATGTAGAACGATATCTCCCAGAAAAGATAAGAACTTACATTGAAGAAAATTACTATGCCAAAGTTCAGCAGCAAGCAGAGTTAGATTATGCTGTTAGAGATGAAAATTTTCTAGCAAATCCCCTTCAGCACGTCGCACTTTATTCGGATCATGGTGTCGTTCATGTCAGAGATGTTGCTTGTAATATCTTAGTTGTGCTGGAAGCTATTCATGGAGTTCTCATTCCCAAAAGAGAGTCTCTATGGTTTGATTTTATGAAAGGTTATGGAATCATACTTGTCTATAACCATGATATGGGAATGCTTGATTTTTCGCCATTTGGCCGGGCGATGCACCCAGAATTTGTTACTCAAGAAGTATTTAGTTCTGCTTTTGATCAGGTAATTGATACGATTTGGACTGAAAATTGTGGCAATGTTTCTTGGCGTTTAATTAACTTAGCTGATAAAGGAGCATTGACAGAAGATCCTCAACTTGTGTTACGTGAAATGGTATCATTGGGAGTTGCTCATAGTAAAAGCAAAGTTCCTATTGAGGTATTGAATAATCCTCAACAATTCAGAGAGTTAATGAGAGAAATTGCTTCGGTTAATTTGTATCACCTTTATTACCAACAACAAATAACTAAAGCCGAAAATCAATTATCTCATGCGAAAAAATCTTTCCAACAACAGCTTAAAATTGAAAAACTAGAAGTAGCTTTACAGCAAATTAAAGCTACTCAGACAGAATTTCTTAAACAGGGAATTAGCCCTCATAACGAACGTATTCATAGATATTATACTGACTTTGAAAAACAGGCATTTTCCTGGCTGGTTTGTGAGCATCCAGAGGTACAAGCTTTAATTGCTGATGTGGGTGATACTATCCGTGCTTTGCGGGCAGCAGATGCTTTGCGACAGAGAGGTACAGTTTACAAAACATCAGGAGGTTATCAGATTTTTGTTGACCAAAATACAGCTAAGGCGATTTATGCTTTGCAAAAAGGCAGTGGTGAATTATTTTTATTAGAAGCAGCAAACCCTCTCAATGCTGGAGAAGCAAACATTGCCAGTAGTGAATTGACTGCTAACGGCGATATCAGAATATCTTTCAATCGAGGTTCATTTACTAACCAAGATGCTACACAACGAGCAGCTTACTATTTAGCTATTGTAATTGACGATATTCAACGCGATATTATCGATACCTTTCATCGATCGCCTGATGACAATGATGTAATTAAGAAAAGTGAAAATATTGAAATTTTATTAGAAAATACTGATGACAACCTAGATTTTGCCGAAGCTGTCCAAGCAGAATTAAAAAAAATCGCGCCAGAAATAGGGTTGAAGAGTAGAGTTGTTCCCTCACTCAAAAATATTGACCCAGAGGAACGCGATCGCTATTTGAGTGCCAAAGAGCTAGATTGGTCACTGGAACAAAAACAAAAAATTCTATTGAGAGTTTCTCAATCGGGCCATAAAATTCACAATATTGATCCACACAAAGCTTTTACTGATGTGTACTTATCCAGCCTTGAAGCAGGTGAAACATTGATCCAAGCAGGATCGCCTCCTGGTTTTGTTTATATTCCTATGGGTATAGGACTCGTAAGTAACCCATTAGGCGGGTATCAACCCCAATGTGTAAAACCTTGGATTCCGTTAGGTAATATCCGGGTTATTCGTGGAGATCAGCAGGAAGCAACTATTACGGCTGAAGAGAAACTTGAACTTCTCATCATTCCTAAAGAGACTTACCTGAAATATTGGCACAACACTTATAATGCAGAAGAATTTTCGCAACAAATCGTGCGTATTTACGCCGAAGATAATTTGCGAGAGTTAGAGCAGATTTTTAACATTCTCCGCCAAGTTGCCCTGATTGATAAAAATCTGGATGACACTGAAGTTGACTTCATTCAACAAATGCTGGATTCTTACCGAATTAAGTATTCCACTGAAGAACTTCGAGAAAAGTTGTTAACTGGTGAAGATAGCGATTTTGTTAGTTTACGGCAAAGCGTACTAGATTATCTCTCGTTAGAGCCACCATATTTTCAGGTGGGAAGGCTACGAGATTTATTAAATTTACTAGTAAAAATTGACGAAAATATTTCAGCAGAAGAATCGCTGATTATGTCAGAGTTAAATAATTTACTGGATAGTTATCTAGCAGATGAAACCTTGCCAAAGCAGTACAAGATATTGATTATTCCCACTAATTCTGAGCAAAATGAAGGGATTAGAGCAATATTTCCCACTGCCCCCAAAGTTGAAAATCCTTGGGGAAAAGCTTATCTATGCGGTTCGTTTTACTCGAAAGAATACGCCAATATGATTTTGCAGAGATATCGCAATTTGAATTTCTACGCCATTCTAGAAGAAGAGGAATATTCAGCATGACAATCCTTCAAAATCAGCCCATACCAGTGATTATAGATACGGATGGTGGTGTTGATGATGCCTTGGCATTGATTATGGCATTGAACTCACCACAATTAGACCTGAAAGCAATTACAGTTTTAGCTGGTAATATTCATGTAGATCAAGCTGCAAATAATGTATTACGGGTACTAAGTATTGTTGCACCCAATACCTTACCAATTGTTGCTAAAGGCTGTGAAAAACCTCTGGTTAAACCGCCCTTTAATGCTGCGGGGATTCATGGTGCAGATGGGCTAGGCGAATTAGATCAATTTAAAGCCGCAGATGGTACAGCCAGCTATCCGCAATTAACCATCGAACCATCTACAGAAAATGCTATTGATGTCATTCTCTCAGCAGCCAAAGAGTACGGCGATCGCCTCAATATTATTGCTTTAGGCCCACTAACGAATCTAGCAACGGCAATTCAAAAAGATGCCGCAACTATGAAACAAATAGGGCGGATTATCATCATGGGTGGGGCTGTCACCGTACCTGGAAATATTACGGCGGCGGCTGAATTTAACTTTTTTGTAGATCCTCATGCTGCTCAAATCGTCATGGAGTCAGGGATTCCTTTAACATTGGTGGGTTTAGATGTAGCCATGAAAGCCCCTCTCACCCGCCAACTTGTGGAAGAAAATTTACAGCGTCGTCCTACGAAAGTTACCCAGTTTATTGCTGATTGTACCGGAATTTATATGGCTTTCTATCGTGATCATGAAGGTTTTCACGGCTGTTATTTACACGATCCTTTGGCAATGGCAGTTGCTATTGATCCGAGTTTAGTTACTACTGAATCACTTTATATGGTTGTGGAAACTGAAGGACGATTTACCACTGGTTTGTCGCTAGCAGATAGGCGCGATCGCCGAGATGATAAAAGCCATCCACCTAATGTAGAAGCCTGCTTAGATGTTGATACTAAAAGGTTTTTAAAGTTGTTTGATAAACTTGTCTGTTCATAAAGATATAAAAATATCGCTCGTTAATCATTAAATAATAATTCCAAAATAGCCAATTTCCCGATCTAATATCATTAATTGCCAAATGGTTGAGCAAAATTTCTTAAATACATCAAATAACGAAACATTACCGCTTCATGAACTGATGGCAAGAATTTTAGTTGCAGAGGAAACTTCCTCTCGGCAAATCTTACCTTTCATGGGAACCATGCAATGGCTTAACGATTACCTTACCCCTCAATCCTTTGCGGATTTTGTCAATGCAATTCTTCGGGGTATTGGACAAGCAATTTTTGTTAATAATCCACTGAGTGGGCTATTAATTTTGGTTGCTATTTTGCTACAATCCCCTTGGATGGGACTAATGGCACTACTAGGCGTTATCGCTTCAACCTTAACGGCGATCGCCTTAAAAATCAACCCTGATGTTATTCGTAACGGGATCTTTGGCTTTCAAGGAACTCTGGTGGGTTTAGCTCTGGCAACCTTTGGCTCATTGGCTAATGGGAATGGGGCATGGAATCCTTTATGGGCGATCGCTGTAATTATTTTAGCAGCCCTCACCACAGTATTAATGAATACCTTCGGGGTATGGTTTACCACTCATTTCAAAGTATCTATTCTGGGTATTCCCTTTCACATTGTTACCCAAGTTTTTTTATATCTAGTATTACTGATTCCTCAGCCCTACTTTCATTGGGGATTTGGCATCTTTTCTGTTTCTGCATCGGCATCTAGAACATTAGATTGGTTGAAGATTTTAGCATCTTTTCCTATTAGTTTTAGTCAAGTTTTCTTCGTTTCAAATCTGAATTTAGCTATCTTAGTTTTCCTAGCTGTAGCACTCTGTACACCCATCGGCGCAGGCGTTGGTTTACTAGGCTGTTTAGCTAGCGCGATCGCCGCTTTAGTTATGGGAATTGACCCAGAAAAAATTTACACTGGGTTTTGGGGATTTAACTCTGTACTGACAGCGATCGCCATTGGAGGAATGTTTTATGCACCTAATTTTCGTAGTATCCTCATTGCCGGATTTTCGGTGTTGATCTGCACTCTTTGTACCCAACTACTAGGTCTTATATTCAATCCTTTGGGAATACCATTTTTAGCATTACCGTTTTGTCTAGTAACTATTGGTTGTTTTTTGGTAGTGCAGCATTCTCTCCCTTCTCTTGTTCCTGTCGCTCTTTATACTATTACTAGTCCAGAAGAACATCGTCTGCGCTACTTGACAGCCAAGGATGTAATTTCTAACTTTCGTCGGCAGCTAGAATCAGCTATACAAGGAACTCACCATCGTTTTTTGTTTCATACTGCTGATTCATCGCTTAAAGGCAATCTGCGTTATATCTTTGATGC contains:
- a CDS encoding filamentous hemagglutinin N-terminal domain-containing protein codes for the protein MKILTSSAAIACILSSTTTAVAQIAADESLGVERSVLSPNVQSTKGNIDRIDGGAIRGSNLFHSFQDFNVGNQQRVYFSNPSGVENILSRVTGNHASNIFGRLGVLGNANLYLINPNGIIFGTNARLDISGSFFASTSNALLFKNGYQFTTQDPKAPPLLTVNVPPGLESWLAPQGAIANSGNLSVGQNLTLVGTNIDLQGQLQAGSNLTLQASNTLKVRDNLNYPFIASAKQQLLAEGNKIDIFALNDPSSGFFSGGNMVFRSANAISGDTQFFSGGNFNLEQINGQEGDLFSFNDPIIRSSGDVNFNSYTGDSIHIFAGGSVRINNINVNRPDTTNFINETVTLSDGLTQVIINGSAQPTVDIRAGTTNFQPTGIKGVINAFSPTPSTDGKPTSADITINQIINSGGLVFLTNQYQPNSSLSGDIRVNFALSTFGRGAKTGNIIIDSRGKIITPQFLTSLGIDYSTFPFLKPGGDITLLAQDDIVMPPSSRIISFGTDGGNITLNSKSAIIQEQAPLRESFIGSFSFGAGQGGDVTLNAPLISLGRSITRTDGKLIITTNSLEANQAKLFTISNRRNASNIIINANSILLNNSNIGSQSIGAGKAGDIEINTSSFVATNNSQIFSRTEGLGNVGNIVVKATNRVLLSGANTGLFANTSLGSSGNNGNIFVDSQQVEIRDGAAISTISQGSGIGGNIEIQGNQLTLDNQALISTKTVSTEGGNINLQLTDSLSLRRGSSILAIAGNETTGGNGANITINTDLLFAVPEENSDITANAFLGSGGNINITTREIQGIGFADTLTPFSNITSSAKKVEVPNLPPEVPSPPPEVPSPPPEVPSPPPEIPNPPPEVPNPPPEVLSPPPEIPNPVLDFSSLESINKPNAAPSSALIGVPNPESDRNNKIVTPSCASTEGNSFTVTGRGGLPADPTATIRGQTILSDTRDFITAQTQNSNQVNSSSTITPIRQQIVEATSLRINAQGQIELIASLPQESLSQKHPNCSDL
- a CDS encoding nucleoside hydrolase yields the protein MTILQNQPIPVIIDTDGGVDDALALIMALNSPQLDLKAITVLAGNIHVDQAANNVLRVLSIVAPNTLPIVAKGCEKPLVKPPFNAAGIHGADGLGELDQFKAADGTASYPQLTIEPSTENAIDVILSAAKEYGDRLNIIALGPLTNLATAIQKDAATMKQIGRIIIMGGAVTVPGNITAAAEFNFFVDPHAAQIVMESGIPLTLVGLDVAMKAPLTRQLVEENLQRRPTKVTQFIADCTGIYMAFYRDHEGFHGCYLHDPLAMAVAIDPSLVTTESLYMVVETEGRFTTGLSLADRRDRRDDKSHPPNVEACLDVDTKRFLKLFDKLVCS
- a CDS encoding urea transporter, coding for MVEQNFLNTSNNETLPLHELMARILVAEETSSRQILPFMGTMQWLNDYLTPQSFADFVNAILRGIGQAIFVNNPLSGLLILVAILLQSPWMGLMALLGVIASTLTAIALKINPDVIRNGIFGFQGTLVGLALATFGSLANGNGAWNPLWAIAVIILAALTTVLMNTFGVWFTTHFKVSILGIPFHIVTQVFLYLVLLIPQPYFHWGFGIFSVSASASRTLDWLKILASFPISFSQVFFVSNLNLAILVFLAVALCTPIGAGVGLLGCLASAIAALVMGIDPEKIYTGFWGFNSVLTAIAIGGMFYAPNFRSILIAGFSVLICTLCTQLLGLIFNPLGIPFLALPFCLVTIGCFLVVQHSLPSLVPVALYTITSPEEHRLRYLTAKDVISNFRRQLESAIQGTHHRFLFHTADSSLKGNLRYIFDAIDQDHNGTLSVQEFVTHLHKANATISEAELAYLFSRMDIDNSGEIDFEEFGELMLRHRRLMSKYQEFITYFLPIDTDEDESISIEEMNVALSSVGECPLSQDEIIFLQTKTGGNPLSWHQFIEVLLLC